Part of the Leptolyngbya sp. KIOST-1 genome, ATGTCAGCCGGATCGCTCTCCTCGTAGAGCAATTGAGCGATTGCTGCGAGATGAGTTTTGAGTTGGGTGGCTTTCTCAGGGGTCATCAGTTAGGCCTTTAGGTCAACACTTGCATCCTCACCTGTTTCAGCCGACCTTGCAAACCTGACATGCTCCCAACTGTCTTGACCTTGTTATTGTGAACAGGTACGACAAACGTAATGTCGTCTTTCAAAAAAATATGGTGACTACCCGTGACGCGGTCAAGTGTAAATCCTTCATATTCTAAAAGCTTGCGAATATCTGAGAACCTTGCATTGGCTGGGTTGTTCTTCAGTCGTTCGCGTAGCTTATCTCGCTTGGTCATGGTTTAGGAGTCTCGCTCTAGCACGGCAGGTTAAGCAAAGTGTCAGCGGAACCCAACAAATAGAACCTGTGTTGGGTTTCACTTCGTTTCACCCAACCTACAGTTGCTGAAATCCTAAACTTTCAAGCTGTAGCAGGTCTGAGTTTATACAGGTGCAATCCATCTTCCTCTAGCAGCAGTTGTAGAACCTCTTGTCCATTCTTGGCAGCTTCTTCATAGCTGCCGCCGTGGGTGCGATAGGTCTGTTCAGGAAAATCAGGTAAATTCACCAGATAACAGTCATCCTCCTCTGACCACACAATCACCATTTCGTAGCGAAGATCACTTATTCCTCTAGCCATATAATCACGCTCCTGATATAACTAGGCCGCCTCAGCAAGCTTGGCTCGTAACCCAATCACTGTTAGGCCAACAACTTCCTGAGTGTCTTCGTCGTAGCGCAGCACTACACCATCGCCAATGTCGATGCCAACTGCAGGGCGTGGTTCACCAACCGACAGGTATAAGACATCTGCTTCATCGTCATAATCCCAGTTAGCCTGATCAGATGCTTGTAGAATTTTCAACGTGTCCATAAAACCTCCCTTTGTTGTGATGGGCGACGAGTTAGATAAGCCGTTAAAATAAAACCATCGGTAGCGCTGACCTCTCGGTAAGCAACCACAACATATTTACGCCCTAGCTGAGTTGATTCATAAAGTCGAATGGCAAGGAGTTCACCCGAATCCCCTGCCTGAATAAAATCGGGTTCAGAAACGGTTTCAGCAACGAGAATTTGAGAGCCTTCCATTTCTGGATGTCTCCGAATAATATGACTCCACCGCTCGTCTGAAAGACGAATTGGAACTCCATTGTGCGACGTTGAAACCTCCATTTTCTTCTAATTATAAATCCCCTTCATAGTTTAGGGTTGAGTTTTGCTGATGCCCCCCACCTGCGGGCGGTATCTTAGGCCACTCAAACAGAATGCTTCAATTTTAACCAAAGTAATAATCAGTGATTCACTTACTACCCATCGTCTAACCACGGTGCAGTTCTTCTTCAAATTCTTTAGGGGTAGCTTGAAACGGCGACACTTCAAGACGATTCAGGGCGGCTAAAAACTCTTGCCGACTCATGCCCACAATTTCTGCTGCTTTTGATTGGGAAATCAACCCTACTTCGTACCACTTCACCACAGCAGCAATCAGCAACTCTCGGCCCAACTCATCGGGGGTGCTGCGTAAAGCCGAGAAAGCACTCTCTGGCAGATTAAGCTGAATTTGAATCATAGAAACCACCGAAGTTTATCGTTTTTGCTTCGTCAATACGGTTGAACTCCCTAGCCACTTAGCTTATTATGCTTTTGCGGGGAAT contains:
- a CDS encoding type II toxin-antitoxin system HicA family toxin; this translates as MTKRDKLRERLKNNPANARFSDIRKLLEYEGFTLDRVTGSHHIFLKDDITFVVPVHNNKVKTVGSMSGLQGRLKQVRMQVLT
- a CDS encoding type II toxin-antitoxin system HicB family antitoxin, with protein sequence MARGISDLRYEMVIVWSEEDDCYLVNLPDFPEQTYRTHGGSYEEAAKNGQEVLQLLLEEDGLHLYKLRPATA
- a CDS encoding DUF2283 domain-containing protein; its protein translation is MDTLKILQASDQANWDYDDEADVLYLSVGEPRPAVGIDIGDGVVLRYDEDTQEVVGLTVIGLRAKLAEAA
- a CDS encoding UPF0175 family protein, translated to MIQIQLNLPESAFSALRSTPDELGRELLIAAVVKWYEVGLISQSKAAEIVGMSRQEFLAALNRLEVSPFQATPKEFEEELHRG